TGTTCTATAAGAAGATATTCGAGTTGCTGATATTGTTGCCTCCCCAATCTCAAATGGAACCCACCAGGAGCTTGCGGTATCCTGTGATATAACCGCAATCATATGTGTAGAGCGAGCAATATTTCTTGTTATGACTTCGGTAATATTCACACTCGTTTGTGATTCCGTATCTAATACATCCAAATAGGTTTCAATACCAGAACTTCGTAGGTGTCTATCAATTTCAAGTGCTGTACCCCTATCAGTATGTCTATAACTAATAAATACTGTCATTAGAAATGCCCCTTAATTGCAAGTTCACGATAATATGCACCCAGTGCAGTAAGGCGGCACCCTGCAGACTCCATAGCTGCAAAATACATATGCTCTGAATCAACAGGCTCTATCAAACTATGACGATTACATTTTTGTAGTTGAGCAAAAATTTTGCCCAACTCTGGATTATGGTTGCTGTATTCAGGTTCATATTCGGGTGTAAGAGCGTAAACAGTTTCAGATTCTGGGAACCACTCTGGTAACTGACGAAGTGTTTCTAAGGGAACCAAAGGGGTATGTTCTTTTAAAGAAATAAATTCAGATACGTTGGTTTTAAATACAGGCCTTTGTTCCCAAGGACCTAATGCATTATCAACAAAAGAATATAGGCTACCAGGTGTAACGTGGCCAAGAACATTTGTCGCCCCTCCATGCAAAGCTTGGAGCATAAGCTTAGTAAAGACTCCATGACCACTAACCTCTTGAGCATACTCATCCTTTCTACAAGCAGTTAGAATTGTTATTCCATCACTAATAACGCTTGCTCCTCCCTTCAATTGGCGCACTTCGCCTGCACCACCGGCCTCACAGCAATCAAGGATAATAATTTTGTTCTTTATTCCAGTTGCATTATCAGCCCATTGAAGAATATCACTCACTCTCACACCATCTCTTGAGTCTCGATAATCTTGAGGAATGATCATTCCTTCATGGAGGTTATCGTCAAATTGCCCATGACCTGCAAAATATAATAGAGCTACATCACATGAGCCAGAAAATAGCTCCTGTATTGACTCTTCAACAAAGCGTCTACTTAAATTATTTTCCGCAGTTGTATATACCTTGCTATGGAAGTTAGGGGTACCAGATGCGTGTCGTTTAAGTACAGACGCCATCTCAATAGCATCGTTATTACAACCATTTAATGGATTGATATTCGAATAATCATTTATCCCTAGAAAGAGTGCTTTTCTCATGATGTCATCCCTCTTACGCCAATCGACGTATTGCAGAAATAATGCTTTCAGTCGACCAATTACATACTTCACTAGCCGCACTCCTTACCGTTGTAGAAATATTAGTCGAACCAAAAGGTTTAACGGCTAGAATTGGCTTCCCCAATCTCTTTGCTATCTCTATCTCTTTATTAATCCACTTACTATGGGTTGAATAGACGCCAGCCATAATTACAACAACTGAACATGCTCGAACTTTGTTTTCAATAGCTTGTGATAACTGATAATCAGTTCTAGCTCCTGTTATCGGGCTACTCTTCGGTACGGAATAATTCTTAAAGTTGAAGTAAGGACGGGAATTTAACAAATTGGTAAAATTGATGTATTGAGAGCCATAGCTCCATGAGTGGGAAATAAATAAGTTATAAGTATTCATTGTGTAGGCAACCTTCTGATTCAATATTTTTTTTAACCAGACCTAGAGGTCATGGTGAACAAAAGAGATACTACCCCTCAATTCTGGTTAAATCAATTATTTTAATCAGAAATTGCCGATTAATTTATATACAAACTCTTTGCCGCCACTTTCTGCTGCTTCTTCAACTCTGTTAACATACCCGAGTTTATAAATATTCTTCAGGCGAGTACTCGCATTTTGTGTAGATATATCAAAATGTTGCGCGACTTTACTAGTGGTTGCCTTTCTTTTCTTAATCAAATATTCAACCAACTCTTTGACTGATTTAGTCATGTCTGGGCCGATGAACGTAGCTGAACTTCCTTCCCAGACAGTCATAGGTTGCTCTTTAGCAATAGCTCCGTATGTCCAGTTATCAATCAAATCCTCATCTTTAAAGTTAGTTAAATAGAAAAATTTTTCTCCAGAAAAATGTTTAGCAAGCGCCATCACACTCTCTCGTGGGAACGATGCATCAGTTGCAACTATTCCATCAAGGGAAATCTCAAATGTATCTTCATTTTGATGACAAGCTACAAAGTCAAAAAGAGCAGCGTATACAGCTTTTCCTTTTACATTGCCATTTGGATGTTCATCTTGTGTAAAGTTTTTGAGTTTTAAAAGCATGATTTCTGATTCATATATTTTATTTAATGAGAATATAGCACATTAATCGAGATAAAAATCAAAACAAATGTGAGTTCCTAGGATTTTTGTGAGTTCGTCTTGATATGAAAACTCATAAACTTGCCCTTCTTGGTACTTAATCGTGATTTCAAAGCATTCTTGTCTTATGCAAATAGTAGCGTCAAACTTGGCAGCATTCTTTGCACTCAACTTCATCCCTAAACCACGACTTTTATAATTGGGGTCTTTTGCACCACTAATTCCCCCATTCTCAAACACTTCTTTAAGTAATAGTGCATTTGATTTTGTATTATCTAATGGGTATTTCCGATATAGCTTAGGGTATCTAAGCTGTAATACAGGTCTCAATGTACCAATAATACCCTTCCCACTATCCGAAAAGACTGTTTGTACGTTTTTTCTTTTCTTATCTTTTCCATAAACTTGAAGTGCTGCAACTCCGGGAATTGACGTTTCAGAGTGCTCGATAATGTTGTTAATAAACTCAGCTATGAACCCAAAGGCTGTGTTTGCATGCTCTTCACCTGCGAGTTCAATAAATGATTTTTTAAGCCTAGTAGGTAGATCCGTCTCTTTTGTCTCAAAAGGGATAGAGACAAACTCCATAACT
This region of Vibrio sp. BS-M-Sm-2 genomic DNA includes:
- a CDS encoding toll/interleukin-1 receptor domain-containing protein, whose amino-acid sequence is MTVFISYRHTDRGTALEIDRHLRSSGIETYLDVLDTESQTSVNITEVITRNIARSTHMIAVISQDTASSWWVPFEIGEATISATRISSYRTGYSALPEYLKMWPQMARMSHLSLFIEEYRREKTVALNRRGVFDSATTGKDAAENFHKSLKGRITRGY
- a CDS encoding caspase domain-containing protein — translated: MRKALFLGINDYSNINPLNGCNNDAIEMASVLKRHASGTPNFHSKVYTTAENNLSRRFVEESIQELFSGSCDVALLYFAGHGQFDDNLHEGMIIPQDYRDSRDGVRVSDILQWADNATGIKNKIIILDCCEAGGAGEVRQLKGGASVISDGITILTACRKDEYAQEVSGHGVFTKLMLQALHGGATNVLGHVTPGSLYSFVDNALGPWEQRPVFKTNVSEFISLKEHTPLVPLETLRQLPEWFPESETVYALTPEYEPEYSNHNPELGKIFAQLQKCNRHSLIEPVDSEHMYFAAMESAGCRLTALGAYYRELAIKGHF
- a CDS encoding TIR domain-containing protein → MNTYNLFISHSWSYGSQYINFTNLLNSRPYFNFKNYSVPKSSPITGARTDYQLSQAIENKVRACSVVVIMAGVYSTHSKWINKEIEIAKRLGKPILAVKPFGSTNISTTVRSAASEVCNWSTESIISAIRRLA
- a CDS encoding ATP-binding protein, translated to MKSKIECLLQSSSGLKGREIAKQLKLDKKSVNSFLHHDESGLFKCVENRWYLGRAETVVKIEKAGWLRASDFEKILFENEDLWLESVESVRLEFRNCAILLGAVSRILCLVNQLSINGKSITLDFLECSESFSYLCRVGLFDELDETISVIPKVQDHSCHYGQNSKVMEFVSIPFETKETDLPTRLKKSFIELAGEEHANTAFGFIAEFINNIIEHSETSIPGVAALQVYGKDKKRKNVQTVFSDSGKGIIGTLRPVLQLRYPKLYRKYPLDNTKSNALLLKEVFENGGISGAKDPNYKSRGLGMKLSAKNAAKFDATICIRQECFEITIKYQEGQVYEFSYQDELTKILGTHICFDFYLD
- a CDS encoding DNA-binding protein; the protein is MLLKLKNFTQDEHPNGNVKGKAVYAALFDFVACHQNEDTFEISLDGIVATDASFPRESVMALAKHFSGEKFFYLTNFKDEDLIDNWTYGAIAKEQPMTVWEGSSATFIGPDMTKSVKELVEYLIKKRKATTSKVAQHFDISTQNASTRLKNIYKLGYVNRVEEAAESGGKEFVYKLIGNF